CATAGGCGGACGTCAATCCGGCGGGACCGGCCCCGATGATCACGACGGGACGCCGGGTCACTTGGCCTTCTCCGACGGCACGGACTTCACGGAAAGCCTGCCCTTCAGATCCGAATCCCGGAACGCCGGCCTGGTCCAGGACTTCGTCAGGAATCGAAGCAGGCCGATCCCAAAGGCCAAGCCGCTGTAGAGAAAGTAGGCCCAGTGCAACGGGATGGCCCGGAAGGCGAAGAGCCATCCGCGCTTCCTGACGAACAACCGATAGAGTCGCTGATTCAGCGCAAGCAGCCCCGCCGTGGCCAGGCCCACCACAACGATCGCCCAACGCCACCACCAGGCGACGGCCAACCCCGCGACCAGGGTCCCGGCCAACAGCGTGCTGATGCGTCCGGCCATCTGCAAGTTCAAGTCATTCAGGACCGCCCGACGCGAGAGGATCAGGTGCGTCCAGGGCAGCGCCCGGCGGAACACATCGGTCAGCACGATCGAAGAAACAGTCCAGCGCTTCCAATGGGTGACCTGCAAGCTCTTCACCAGCCTGATCCGATGGCCCGCGTCTTTAAGGCGATACCCGATTTCAATATCTTCGATGGAAGGCGTCCGATAGGTTTCATCGAACCCGCCGACGGCCTCGAACACGGTCCGCCGGATGGCTCCGCAGGCGCCCCAGAAGGTCGAGGCCTCCTCGCAGCCCTCCTGATGAACCCAATGGTGCAGGAGATTTCTGTATTGCGAGAGAAAGCCGGGATCGCCCGGCTCATCATCATAGGACCCCATCACTGCCGCGACATCCGGTTCTTGCCGAAATAATTCGGCGATTCGGCCGATCGTCTCGACCCTGACCGTGACATCGGCATCGACGAAGAACAGAATCTCCCCCTGGGCCTTGGCAGCCCCCAGATTCCGCGCCCTCGCTGGTCCTCCGGCAGTCGGAATCCGCAGGACCCGTAGCCCGAGTCGCTCGGCATAGTCCCCCGACCCGTCCGTGTCCCCATCCGCCACCACGATGATCTCAAGAGGAGGCGGCGACGAGGCCTGCAAGCTCTCCAGGCACCGGCGAAAGTGCGGCCCCCCGTTATGGACCGGGACCACGACCGAAACGGTGACGGCTTGAGCGGATTCAAACCGGTCCATCATCGGCTGGTTGGATGGCGGCAATGTGCCATAGCCTTCTACTTTACTTATGAGGCGCGTCCTCGGATCCCCCGCCTTGGGCAGACAAGGTCTAAGAGTATAGGGAGGCGGCCTCAGGCTCAAGCTCCCGAACATCTCTTGCCTTGCGAGCGAGCCCCCGGGAGCGACCGCCGATCGTCTGACTCACGGCAACGAGCGCGGGAACCATCTGGGCACGACTGACGAGCGCGGCCGCCTCGTGCAGGAACATTCGGGCCGTGGTTGAGCCCCTCAACATGGACGGGCAGGATCTTCCGCGCGCCATCCCCTCCGGTCATCCCCGGGCATGCCCTGTTCGGAGGGACGCAGCAGGGAGCGGAAGGGTCTGAATTTTCCGCTCGGGTCAACCGGGATCGTCTCCGCCAGTTCGATCTCGACCGCCACGCCCGACCCCACCTTGGCCGAGACCGATCGTTTCAGCGCCGCGATCTCCTGTGTCGGCGCGTCTGCCCCGGGCACAATGCGCAGGACGATCCGATCCAGCCGCTCTTGGGTCACCTGAA
The DNA window shown above is from Nitrospira tepida and carries:
- a CDS encoding glycosyltransferase family 2 protein — translated: MMDRFESAQAVTVSVVVPVHNGGPHFRRCLESLQASSPPPLEIIVVADGDTDGSGDYAERLGLRVLRIPTAGGPARARNLGAAKAQGEILFFVDADVTVRVETIGRIAELFRQEPDVAAVMGSYDDEPGDPGFLSQYRNLLHHWVHQEGCEEASTFWGACGAIRRTVFEAVGGFDETYRTPSIEDIEIGYRLKDAGHRIRLVKSLQVTHWKRWTVSSIVLTDVFRRALPWTHLILSRRAVLNDLNLQMAGRISTLLAGTLVAGLAVAWWWRWAIVVVGLATAGLLALNQRLYRLFVRKRGWLFAFRAIPLHWAYFLYSGLAFGIGLLRFLTKSWTRPAFRDSDLKGRLSVKSVPSEKAK